Part of the Colius striatus isolate bColStr4 chromosome 4, bColStr4.1.hap1, whole genome shotgun sequence genome, TATTACCGACTGCGCCCAAGTTGTGGTGCCAGAGGAAGTTTTTTtcactgttgctgctgctggaatACTGGAAAATCTGCTTATCCTTATTGCTGTTGTTAGAAATAAGAATTTGCACTTGCCCATGTACTTCTTCATTTGCAGTTTAGCCATTTCAGACATGTTAGGTAGCTTGTACAAAACTCTGGAGAACATCTTTATCATCTTGTGCAAAATGGGGTACCTAACACGTCGTGGGGACTTTGAGAAAAAACTGGATGATGCCATGGATTCCATGTTCATTCTGTCTTTACTGGGGTCAATTTTCAGCTTGTTAGCTATTGCAGCAGACAGATACATCACTATCTTCTATGCTTTGAGGTACCATAATATCATGACACTGAGGAGGGCATTGGTTATTTTGGCAATCATTTGGACATTCTGTGGTGGCAGTAGCATTGCCATTGCCCTCTTCTCCTATGAAGCAGCAACAGTTATTCCATTCACCATTCTGTTCCCTTTAATGATGTTTTTTATACTATGCCTCTATGTCCATATGTTCCTCCTGGCTCGATCTCATGCTAATAAGATTGCCTCACTGCCAACCCACACAGCCCATCAGAGAACTAACATGAAAGGAGCTATTACATTGACTATTTTCCTTGGagttttcctttgctgttggGCCCCCTTTGTTCTTCACATCCTCTTAGCAAGGTTTTGTCCACATAACCCTTACTGTGCCTGCTACATGTCCATTTTCCATGTGAATGGAACACTCATCATGTGCAATGCAATCATCGACCCCATGATTTTTGCATTCAGAAGTCCAGAGTTACGAAGTACACTTAAGAAGATGTTCTGCTGTGCCAGGTCAAACTGGAAATGGTGAACAtttcaagaaaaatgaagatcATAAGAGCACATCTATGGGGTACTTTGCAACATCATACTGAAAATTATGCTCAAATTAACACTATGCTTGCATGACACCACCAGTGGTTTTCAGATAGCTACTAAGGAACACATGAAAACTAAGCATGCACACAGATATTTGCCAGCCTCAAGAAGTATTACTGATTAGGTT contains:
- the MC2R gene encoding adrenocorticotropic hormone receptor, whose amino-acid sequence is MSTERPSNLIKHLGQTSILSLENISDFSLNITDCAQVVVPEEVFFTVAAAGILENLLILIAVVRNKNLHLPMYFFICSLAISDMLGSLYKTLENIFIILCKMGYLTRRGDFEKKLDDAMDSMFILSLLGSIFSLLAIAADRYITIFYALRYHNIMTLRRALVILAIIWTFCGGSSIAIALFSYEAATVIPFTILFPLMMFFILCLYVHMFLLARSHANKIASLPTHTAHQRTNMKGAITLTIFLGVFLCCWAPFVLHILLARFCPHNPYCACYMSIFHVNGTLIMCNAIIDPMIFAFRSPELRSTLKKMFCCARSNWKW